Proteins from a single region of Kluyveromyces lactis strain NRRL Y-1140 chromosome C complete sequence:
- the RAS1 gene encoding Ras family GTPase RAS1 (similar to uniprot|P01120 Saccharomyces cerevisiae YNL098C RAS2 GTP-binding protein that regulates the nitrogen starvation response, sporulation, and filamentous growth; farnesylation and palmitoylation required for activity and localization to plasma membrane; homolog of mammalian Ras proto-oncogenes) gives MSLNKSNIREYKLVVVGGGGVGKSALTIQLIQSHFVDEYDPTIEDSYRKQAVIDDKVSILDILDTAGQEEYSAMREQYMRTGEGFLLVYSVTSKTSFEELMTYYQQILRVKDSDYVPVFVIGNKSDLEDERQVSYEEGQTLAKQFDAPFLETSAKQNINVEESFYGLVRLIRDEGKGFSSSSARADAEKDKLAKLENQRQASGATNQGTTGKTNTKATSGVANGSASAGAAEDQNSQSNVPSNNKITNSSAQKNSKTTENQRKTQTGSKNSENDKSGSGCCIIC, from the exons ATGTCGTTAAATAAA AGCAATATCAGAGAATATAAACTAGTCGTCGTTGGTGGCGGTGGTGTTGGTAAATCGGCGTTGACGATCCAATTAATTCAATCGCATTTCGTTGACGAATATGACCCGACTATCGAAGACTCCTATAGAAAACAAGCGGTCATTGATGACAAGGTCTCAATTTTGGATATTTTAGATACTGCAGgtcaagaagaatattcAGCAATGAGGGAACAGTATATGAGAACTGGGGAGGGGTTCTTATTGGTTTATTCCGTTACGTCGaaaacttcttttgaagaattgatgaCATATTATCAGCAGATTCTAAGAGTCAAGGATTCGGATTATGTTCCTGTGTTTGTGATTGGTAACAAGTCTGACCTTGAGGACGAAAGACAAGTTTCTTATGAGGAAGGTCAAACTTTGGCCAAACAATTCGACGCTCCGTTCTTGGAAACTTCTgcaaaacaaaatatcaacGTCGAAGAATCTTTCTACGGGTTGGTTCGTCTAATCAGAGATGAGGGTAAGGGATTCAGCAGCAGTAGCGCTAGAGCAGATGCTGAAAAGGATAAACTTGCTAAACTGGAGAATCAACGCCAGGCTTCTGGTGCTACTAACCAAGGAACTACTGGCAAAACTAATACTAAGGCTACCAGTGGCGTAGCAAATGGTTCTGCGTCCGCAGGTGCCGcagaagatcaaaattCTCAATCTAATGTACCTTCTAACAATAAAATTACCAATTCTTCTGCTCAAAAGAACTCTAAAACCACagaaaaccaaagaaagacTCAGACTGGCTCTAAAAACtctgaaaatgataaaagtGGTTCTGGATGCTGTATTATTTGTTAG
- the AVT4 gene encoding Avt4p (similar to uniprot|P50944 Saccharomyces cerevisiae YNL101W AVT4 Vacuolar transporter exports large neutral amino acids from the vacuole member of a family of seven S. cerevisiae genes (AVT1-7) related to vesicular GABA-glycine transporters), with the protein MAGELDADSNSRASGITIPANGQRRRQSIMMLSESVKSRRSLKSHSRVIPAAATPPLGKSIESNALIDVGSPSFKSPNLEHEAEIIQSLKQNYLRDNINKSSSFSQLSKKSHSSTLQDSDAPSETAISIPEHDSNLNTEGGDILRDLYKLSSNLDNNVKKNRNKSADDLSISGAHRRKGSTASALNVPGGFRREYIVQKIRNELPRQNCTTDSESHHTTPSYGSVTSSNLEDQTNVADKVPFLTRNFLEFLYVYGHFAGETFNDDFAVDEDDEFNESEVPLLNASDRERLGHNKRVIARPSQVKTSTFKAFLLMLKSFIGTGVLFLPSAFANGGLIFSVLMLSFFGMYSYWCYYILIRSKVATGVSSFGDIGIKLYGPWMRYAILASLILTQLGFSAAYVVFTCKNLLAFFQNVFHLHSLRIEHLLILQTIIFIPLAFIRNVSKLSLTSLLANFFTMAGLIIIVFFVVKHLVIDLDLKPEAGIIYGFNSSKWSLFIGTAIFAFEGIGLIIPVQDSMRKPEKFPLVLGLVILTATVLFISIAALGYLAFGRYIETVILLNLPQDNIFVNLVQFFYSLAILLSTPLQLFPAIGIIESKLVPKFRKTVSPTNKNDVQLSPNSGKLDWKVKWTKNFLRSIIVIFVICLAYFGSSKLDVFVSFIGCFACIPLVYMYPPLLHLKSCSQPAYKQNQTLKNRLMITMDYGLVIFGGVSMLYTSYQCIMG; encoded by the coding sequence ATGGCAGGTGAATTAGATGCTGATAGTAATAGTAGAGCGTCAGGTATCACCATCCCCGCTAACGGTCAGAGACGAAGACAATCAATAATGATGCTGTCAGAAAGTGTGAAAAGTCGGAGGTCTTTGAAGAGTCATTCGAGGGTGATACCTGCTGCTGCCACACCACCTCTGGGAAAGAGTATTGAATCTAATGCATTGATTGATGTCGGATCACCCAGTTTCAAATCTCCAAATTTGGAGCATGAAGCTGAAATAAttcaatctttgaaacagaatTATTTGAGAGATAACATTAACAAGTCAAGCTCATTCTCACAACTAAGCAAAAAATCACATTCATCAACCTTACAAGACAGCGATGCTCCGAGTGAGACTGCAATAAGCATTCCAGAGCATGACTCTAATCTTAATACAGAAGGCGGTGATATATTAAGAGATTTGTATAAgttatcttcaaatcttgaCAATAatgtgaaaaaaaatagaaacaaATCAGCAGACGATTTGTCAATATCTGGCGCTCATAGGCGGAAAGGATCCACTGCAAGTGCGTTAAATGTACCAGGTGGGTTCAGAAGAGAATATATAGTGCAAAAAATACGGAATGAGTTGCCTCGGCAAAATTGCACTACAGACTCTGAATCACATCACACCACTCCATCCTATGGTTCAGTAACATCATCTAACTTAGAAGATCAAACCAATGTTGCAGATAAGGTACCATTCCTAACAAGGAACTTTTTGGAATTCTTATATGTTTATGGGCATTTTGCAGGTGAAACTTTCAACGATGATTTCGCAgtagatgaagatgatgaatttaaTGAATCTGAAGTGCCTCTCCTGAATGCCAGCGACAGAGAGCGCCTAGGTCATAATAAGCGAGTGATTGCAAGACCGTCTCAAGTGAAAACTTCTACTTTCAAGGCCTTTTTGTTGATGCTCAAATCGTTCATTGGTACAGGTGTTCTATTTTTACCAAGCGCCTTTGCTAATGGTGggttgatattttcagttttaaTGCTTTCATTTTTTGGTATGTACTCATACTGGTGTTACTACATTCTTATCAGATCTAAAGTTGCAACTGGTGTTTCCTCATTCGGTGATATAGGGATCAAACTATATGGTCCGTGGATGAGATATGCTATTCTAGCTTCTTTAATTTTAACACAGTTGGGCTTTTCTGCCGCATATGTTGTGTTCACATGTAAGAATTTGTTGGCATTTTTCCAGAATGTTTTCCATCTTCATTCTTTGCGTATTGAACATCTATTAATTCTACAAACAATCATATTCATTCCGTTAGCGTTTATCAGAAATGTTTCTAAACTTTCCTTGACATCATTGTTGGCCAATTTTTTCACTATGGCAGGCCTAATTATAATTGTCTTCTTCGTTGTAAAACATTTGGTTATTGATTTGGACTTAAAACCTGAAGCTGGAATTATTTATGGGTTCAACTCATCAAAATGGTCTTTGTTCATTGGTACTGCGATTTTTGCATTCGAGGGTATTGGTCTAATCATTCCTGTCCAAGATTCAATGAGGAAACCAGAGAAGTTCCCTCTTGTGTTGGGTCTGGTCATCTTAACTGCAACTGTGTTGTTCATTTCTATTGCAGCATTGGGTTATCTAGCATTCGGAAGGTATATTGAAACAGTGATTTTACTGAACTTGCCTCAAGACAATATTTTCGTGAATTTGGTGCAATTTTTCTATTCTCTTGCGATCTTGTTATCCACTCCATTGCAGCTATTCCCAGCCATTGGGATAATCGAAAGTAAGCTCGTTCCAAAATTCAGGAAAACAGTTTCTCCTACTAATAAGAACGACGTCCAATTGAGCCCAAACTCTGGAAAGCTAGACTGGAAAGTTAAATGGACAAAGAACTTTTTGAGATCCATCATTGTGatttttgttatttgtCTTGCTTACTTCGGTAGCAGTAAGTTGGATGTGTTTGTCTCCTTTATCGGATGTTTCGCGTGCATACCATTAGTATACATGTATCCTCCACTGCTTCACTTGAAGAGTTGCAGTCAACCAGCATATAAGCAAAACcaaacattgaaaaacagACTTATGATAACTATGGATTATGGTCTTGTTATCTTTGGTGGAGTAAGCATGTTGTACACTTCCTATCAATGTATTATGGGCTAG
- the PHO23 gene encoding Pho23p (some similarities with uniprot|P50947 Saccharomyces cerevisiae YNL097C) produces MAAPANLYPGLNDISDVLEEVPLDVSRYMTLLYEIDAKCVNIIPELNKCIKGFLGGRNVPDESKVPLRVINQWFQELIPSLEEKMHVSSIAYDSLERLTDRLELAYEVAISNQEIPEKLRLGNDNHPAMHLHRELMAKVESNVMTKSQQALKSESRREAMAAKKTTGGTAVQGGNAAGTANSGSVGSTAGSTSTSGTGASTAVAGSEPVVAAVGSHGNAPNQGANTQTNGHNRSSTMAGHKNGNAHNHNHNDNSHSHADDIQPANTKKRRNNNGTTTVSTSSSNNNNSSANSTAAQRRNKKRVNTTAANNGVTGSNTTAVNAVNASNKYQNRPKINEYGEALYCYCNQVAYGEMVGCDGENCQLEWFHLPCIGLETLPKGKWYCDDCLKKN; encoded by the coding sequence ATGGCAGCACCTGCAAATTTATACCCTGGTCTTAATGATATTAGTGATGTATTGGAAGAGGTGCCATTAGACGTTTCACGGTACATGACTCTACTCTATGAAATTGATGCTAAATGCGTTAATATAATTCCTGAACTAAATAAATGCATTAAAGGATTCCTTGGTGGGAGAAACGTTCCTGATGAGTCCAAGGTTCCTCTACGTGTGATAAACCAATGGTTTCAAGAGCTGATCCCGTCATTGGAAGAGAAGATGCATGTTTCATCTATAGCCTACGATTCTTTAGAAAGGTTAACGGACAGGTTGGAATTAGCCTACGAGGTTGCTATTTCCAATCAAGAGATTCCAGAGAAGTTAAGACTAGGTAACGATAACCATCCAGCGATGCATTTGCATCGTGAGCTTATGGCTAAGGTCGAATCAAATGTAATGACGAAGTCTCAACAAGCACTGAAAAGTGAATCCCGTAGAGAAGCCATGGCTGCAAAGAAGACAACTGGGGGAACTGCTGTTCAAGGTGGGAACGCTGCTGGAACGGCAAATTCAGGTTCTGTCGGATCCACAGCTGGTTCTACTTCAACTTCTGGAACCGGTGCCTCCACAGCAGTCGCAGGATCAGAACCAGTAGTTGCGGCGGTAGGATCACATGGAAATGCTCCAAACCAAGGAGCAAACACTCAAACAAATGGTCACAACCGCTCTTCCACTATGGCAGGTCATAAGAACGGAAATGCGCATAACCACAACCATAATGACAATAGCCATTCTCATGCAGATGATATACAACCAGCGAACACTAAGAAAAGGAGAAATAACAACGGGACAACTACTGTCTCAACATCTAGTTCAAACAATAACAACTCTTCTGCAAATAGTACTGCCGCacaaagaaggaacaaaaaaagagtAAACACCACGGCTGCTAACAATGGCGTTACCGGGAGTAACACGACAGCTGTAAATGCAGTCAACGCATCAAATAAGTATCAAAACAGACCAAAGATCAACGAATATGGAGAAGCACTGTATTGTTACTGTAATCAGGTCGCATACGGAGAAATGGTTGGATGTGATGGCGAAAACTGTCAATTAGAATGGTTCCATCTTCCCTGCATTGGCTTGGAAACGCTACCTAAAGGGAAATGGTACTGCGATGACtgtttgaaaaagaattag
- the OCA1 gene encoding putative tyrosine protein phosphatase OCA1 (highly similar to uniprot|P50946 Saccharomyces cerevisiae YNL099C OCA1 Putative protein tyrosine phosphatase required for cell cycle arrest in response to oxidative damage of DNA) produces the protein MSAIDNYQDEEEDDIVCVNEEIETGHPRVTILHPPNERIVPPLNFCPVERYLYRSGQPSNVNFPFLLNLKLKTIIWLANEEPQDALLEFCDDHNIQLQFAAINPDGGEDDNPWDGLTEHSIRNALHTIVNSESYPLLVCCGMGRHRTGTVIGCLRRLMGWNLASVSEEYRRFTGSRGGRILVELLIEAFDITSVEIDREKAPNWLLTALS, from the coding sequence ATGTCAGCTATAGACAACTATcaagatgaggaagaagacGATATTGTCTGTGTAAATGAGGAAATCGAGACGGGGCATCCAAGAGTGACAATATTACATCCACCTAACGAAAGAATTGTTCCGCCTTTGAACTTTTGTCCAGTGGAAAGGTATCTTTACAGATCGGGACAACCATCGAACGTCAATTTCCCATTccttttgaatttgaagttgaaaactATTATATGGCTTGCGAATGAAGAACCTCAAGATGCGCTATTAGAATTCTGCGATGATCATAATATACAACTACAGTTTGCAGCCATAAACCCGGACGGCGGAGAAGACGATAACCCATGGGATGGGCTTACCGAACATTCCATTAGGAATGCCCTCCATACCATTGTCAATTCGGAAAGTTATCCCCTACTTGTCTGTTGCGGCATGGGAAGACACAGAACAGGTACCGTTATCGGATGTTTAAGAAGGTTGATGGGTTGGAATTTGGCCAGTGTATCTGAAGAATATAGAAGATTTACCGGAAGTCGTGGGGGCAGAATCCTAGTCGAGTTGCTCATAGAAGCATTTGACATTACATCCGTAGAAATTGACAGAGAAAAGGCTCCAAACTGGCTCCTTACCGCTTTGTCATAG
- the CRC1 gene encoding carnitine:acyl carnitine antiporter (similar to uniprot|Q12289 Saccharomyces cerevisiae YOR100C CRC1 Mitochondrial inner membrane carnitine transporter required for carnitine-dependent transport of acetyl-CoA from peroxisomes to mitochondria during fatty acid beta- oxidation), which translates to MSDASIEIELETSHVNDVSQTKSQLTENLKSLAAGGVGGVCAVLTGHPFDLVKVRCQSNQARSAMDAVSHILQAARQAAGPTSLNAVRGFYKGVVPPLLGVTPIFAVSFWGYDVGKKLVTSVPSSAASGAAAVEPELTLSQMAAAGFISAIPTTLVTAPTERVKVVLQTTQGKASFLDAAKQIVRTQGFQSLFKGSLATLSRDGPGSALYFASYEICKEYLNKASGHTSGELSITNVCISGGMAGVSMWVVVFPIDTVKTQLQSSSKRQSMLEVTRMIYNTRGGIKGFFPGVGPAILRSFPANAATFLGVELTHSLFKKFEQQKTSSI; encoded by the coding sequence aTGAGTGACGCCtccattgaaattgaattggaaacATCGCATGTTAATGATGTTTCCCAAACAAAGTCACAATTAACAGAAAATTTGAAGTCATTAGCTGCAGGCGGTGTTGGAGGTGTTTGTGCAGTGTTGACCGGACATCCTTTTGATTTGGTGAAAGTCAGATGTCAATCAAACCAAGCACGTAGTGCCATGGATGCAGTCTCACATATTCTACAAGCTGCACGTCAGGCAGCCGGTCctacttctttgaatgcaGTGCGTGGGTTTTATAAAGGTGTGGTCCCTCCATTATTGGGTGTTACTCCAATCTTTGCTGTGTCCTTCTGGGGTTATGACGTAGGTAAAAAATTGGTCACGAGTGTGCCCTCTTCGGCGGCTAGTGGTGCCGCAGCAGTGGAACCAGAATTGACATTGTCACAGATGGCAGCAGCAGGGTTCATCAGTGCAATTCCTACTACGTTAGTCACTGCACCCACTGAACGTGTTAAAGTTGTCTTACAAACTACTCAGGGTAAAGCTTCGTTTTTGGATGCTGCCAAACAGATAGTGCGCACACAGGGTTTCCAATCTCTATTCAAGGGTTCTCTAGCGACTTTATCCCGTGATGGGCCAGGAAGTGCGTTATACTTTGCCAGTTATGAGATTTGCAAggaatatttgaataagGCAAGCGGACATACCTCAGGAGAGTTGTCAATTACCAACGTTTGTATCAGTGGTGGTATGGCAGGTGTTTCTATGTGGGTAGTAGTGTTCCCCATTGATACTGTGAAGACACAATTACAATCATCTTCCAAGCGTCAATCGATGCTTGAAGTGACGCGCATGATCTACAACACAAGAGGTGGTATTAAAGGGTTCTTCCCTGGTGTTGGACCTGCCATTTTGAGATCATTCCCAGCTAATGCGGCCACTTTCTTGGGAGTGGAGTTGACCCATTCGttgttcaagaagttcGAGCAACAAAAAACTAGTTCAATTTGA
- the OST2 gene encoding dolichyl-diphosphooligosaccharide-protein glycotransferase (similar to uniprot|P46964 Saccharomyces cerevisiae YOR103C OST2 Epsilon subunit of the oligosaccharyltransferase complex of the ER lumen which catalyzes asparagine-linked glycosylation of newly synthesized proteins) — translation MVKKQGSGSNATVSKFVQFSESLGTAYSSYLKEVNGNKQLLLIDSFLAFLVVLGVVQFLFVLLIRDNFPFNAFLSGFIICVGQFVLLVSLRLQLISPFEGISKQRAFGEFIVASLVLHFISVHFVN, via the coding sequence ATGGTCAAGAAACAAGGCAGTGGTAGCAATGCTACCGTATCGAAATTCGTTCAATTCTCAGAATCTTTAGGAACAGCGTACTCTTCATACCTAAAGGAAGTTAACGGTAACAAGCAGCTGTTATTAATTGATTCATTCCTAGCATTTTTAGTTGTCTTAGGTGTTGTACAATTCTTGTTTGTGTTATTGATCAGGGACAATTTCCCATTCAATGCATTTTTGTCTGGGTTCATCATATGTGTTGGTCAATTTGTGTTACTAGTATCACTAAGGTTACAGTTAATATCACCATTCGAAGGCATTTCAAAACAAAGAGCATTTGGTGAATTCATTGTGGCAAGTTTAGTTTTACATTTCATTAGTGTACACTTTGTCAATTAG
- the MIC27 gene encoding Mic27p (similar to uniprot|P50945 Saccharomyces cerevisiae YNL100W Hypothetical ORF), giving the protein MGRDFYGEIRDEVIKKGEPLVPEFIKNNSDIKTTTLPNGNSVMEPVAITEWVNKVRRKVIHNKEYVEAEIETQKSAARNEVETIKQYWRDNVFTDRKEVDEHIVTASVFALGAWFFGSVVSSKRNWGFQSPWNSDKSGILKRTPSQFSKLLTNLPVRLTLPWILAGTVYSQLTPNTWNNALSAIKRDVLPKDVVEQSSALYDDIIEKGLKIQLRSLNQSAHENLQASICSIRETIAENVK; this is encoded by the coding sequence ATGGGCAGAGATTTTTATGGCGAAATCCGCGATGAAGTCATAAAGAAGGGTGAACCGTTAGTTCCtgaattcatcaagaatAACTCGGATATTAAAACGACCACGCTTCCAAATGGTAACAGTGTTATGGAACCTGTAGCTATCACGGAATGGGTAAACAAAGTCAGAAGAAAAGTTATCCACAATAAGGAATACGTCGAAGCGGAAATTGAGACTCAAAAATCGGCTGCTCGGAATGAAGTGGAGACTATCAAACAATACTGGAGAGACAACGTCTTTACCGATAGAAAGGAAGTGGATGAACATATTGTCACTGCAAGTGTATTTGCTTTGGGAGCGTGGTTCTTCGGTTCCGTGGTATCAAGCAAAAGAAACTGGGGTTTCCAATCTCCTTGGAATAGTGATAAATCAGGTATACTGAAGAGAACGCCCTCACAATTCTCTAAACTTCTAACAAATCTGCCAGTTAGGTTGACTCTTCCATGGATTCTTGCAGGCACTGTTTACAGTCAATTAACACCAAACACGTGGAACAATGCTCTATCCGCAATCAAAAGAGACGTTTTACCTAAAGATGTGGTAGAACAATCCTCTGCCCTTTATGACGatattattgaaaaggGATTGAAGATTCAATTAAGGTCATTGAATCAATCCGCTCATGAAAATTTACAGGCATCTATCTGTTCAATAAGAGAAACCATTGCTGAAAACGTCAAATAA
- the PIN2 gene encoding Pin2p (weakly similar to uniprot|Q12057 Saccharomyces cerevisiae YOR104W PIN2 Protein that induces appearance of [PIN ] prion when overproduced), whose amino-acid sequence MDQSTLDQFARRQLWAREWTSDVKNTAQSFKSWDTCMDNKACKIIAIVGIVLASIFAIYLIGGVLYFFKSGVTNITEFFCWCCACGKKSKDPTNQNYQQQQQPPMVVYQPIRDPDPGYGGYRGYKGERDSAFYDERLSTKSDIDLEQSFDLEAQRNPWKNNKQNKALRDDDFHDDEIQLETYHPNMVKPTYDNYNVPSPSHSPTRDRYYHGGAYQNVPTSNENPFYQNTAYYPEETTRPQVYPRYS is encoded by the coding sequence ATGGATCAAAGTACGTTAGATCAATTTGCCAGAAGACAGCTGTGGGCTCGAGAGTGGACAAGTGATGTCAAGAACACAGCGCAGAGCTTCAAATCATGGGATACGTGTATGGATAACAAAGCGTGCAAAATCATTGCTATAGTGGGTATAGTGCTAGCATCAATTTTTGCCATATACCTGATAGGTGGTGTGCtctatttcttcaaatctggTGTCACAAATATTACGGAATTCTTTTGCTGGTGCTGCGCTTGCGGTAAGAAGTCCAAGGATCCAACGAACCAGAATTatcagcaacaacaacaaccacCAATGGTTGTATATCAGCCTATCAGAGATCCAGATCCTGGTTACGGTGGTTACAGGGGATACAAAGGTGAGAGAGATAGCGCATTTTACGATGAACGGTTATCCACGAAGTCGGACATCGATTTGGAGCAGAGTTTCGATCTGGAAGCTCAAAGGAATCCTTGGAAGAATAACAAGCAGAATAAAGCTTTACGGGATGATGATTTCcatgatgatgaaatacAGCTGGAAACTTACCATCCGAATATGGTAAAACCCACATATGACAACTATAATGTTCCTTCTCCATCACATTCTCCCACAAGAGATAGATATTATCACGGTGGTGCATACCAGAACGTCCCCACGTCAAATGAGAATCCGTTCTACCAAAACACAGCATATTATCCGGAAGAAACAACTAGGCCTCAAGTTTATCCACGGTATAGCTAG